One Aegilops tauschii subsp. strangulata cultivar AL8/78 chromosome 7, Aet v6.0, whole genome shotgun sequence genomic window carries:
- the LOC141027263 gene encoding uncharacterized protein: protein MPKHMPKEGIAGDGSKTTGQSSAEETRAADALALRGRPGGELGASRSERDVGMSSTSFPLLTRTNYPSWSLLMKVIMEAQHMWKTVDTGDVEYEEDWLAMEAILRSVPSEMVLTLGAKKTTKEAWETIKTLRIGVERVRESKAQTLHLQYEEIRFKAGEQVDDFALRLQGLVNELAMLRDPIDNKMVILKFLRIVPRKYKQLAWSIESLVDISTITIEELVGRLKVAEERGEEADNRAGGELLLTREQWDAQLQQHGRDGSSGSGEGALTGSRSRDSGGGRAQSGGGNRGRKPSQAGRGAGNDGKCRYFNMSGHWIRDCHRRKADVVDAATANLVQADVDGGPAMMLARVKPVQESSASPATTALTTTHSVWGARSPSTGTFTPVTGHTSTTTFLGPVDWEAMKARVWGSHTPAMASWTTSGPDKIAQVGAATTHMADHAPTMMLVTIDSVQERTETQVIHTPTMKCSGSTVADGSPTTVCACDYIFLNEERAVTTPTLAGGKQSEGWFLDTGATNHMTDSVDAFAELDRSITRKVRFADGSMVDIHGRGTVIFADKGVDHRAFTDVYFIPTLKSNVMSVRQLDEGWLDIGIRARCSHRARPAEEAAHGGGRRYILLLVDDYSRFMWVLLLTSKDEAERAIVKQQAAAEVECGHKLRMLCMDHGDDFTSAMFFKHCKDKGVQRHLTATYSSQQNGVVERRNQTVLGMARYKLRAKQVPSTYWGEAVLTTVFILNRSFTRSVDGKTPYEASYGRKPVVRFLRTFGCVGHIKTTHPQLKKLDDRRTPMVFMGYETGSKAYKMYDPVSKCVHVSRDIVFDKDVDGLGRHRGNPRQATPSP, encoded by the exons ATGCCAAAGCATATGCCAAAAGAAGGCATCGCCGGCGACGGCTCCAAGACCACCGGACAGAGCTCGGCTGAGGAGACCCGTGCGGCGGATGCGCTCGCGCTGCGAGGCAGGCCAGGAGGCGAGCTAGGTGCCTCACGCTCTGAGCGAGATGTGGGCATGTCCAGTACCTCCTTCCCTCTCCTCACGCGGACCAACTACCCTAGTTGGTCGCTCCTGATGAAAGTCATCATGGAGGCGCAACATATGTGGAAAACCGTGGATACCGGCGATGTCGAGTATGAGGAGGACTGGCTGGCGATGGAGGCGATCCTGCGCTCCGTCCCATCGGAGATGGTTCTAACCCTTGGCGCCAAGAAGACAACCAAGGAGGCATGGGAGACCATCAAGACTCTGCGCATCGGCGTGGAGCGCGTACGGGAGTCGAAGGCCCAGACCTTGCACCTCCAGTACGAGGAGATCCGGTTCAAGGCCGGTGAACAAGTCGACGACTTCGCCTTGCGGCTGCAAGGTCTCGTCAACGAGCTCGCAATGCTCAGAGATCCCATCGACAACAAGATGGTGATTCTCAAGTTCCTCCGCATCGTCCCCAGGAAGTACAAGCAACTAGCCTGGTCCATCGAGAGCTTGGTGGATATCTCCACCATAACGATCGAGGAGCTGGTAGGGCGGCTCAAGGTCGCAGAGGAGCGCGGCGAGGAAGCCGACAACCGTGCTGGTGGCGAACTACTGCTCACCAGGGAGCAGTGGGATGCGCAGCTTCAGCAGCACGGCCGCGACGGCTCTTCCGGCAGTGGGGAAGGAGCCCTCACAGGAAGCAGAAGTCGCGACAGTGGCGGAGGCCGCGCCCAGAGCGGTGGCGGCAATCGCGGTCGCAAGCCAAGCCAGGCAGGGCGAGGCGCTGGCAACGATGGCAAGTGCCGCTACTTCAACATGTCGGGTCACTGGATTCGGGATTGCCACAGGAGGAAAGCCGACGTGGTAGACGCGGCAACGGCAAACCTTGTACAGGCTGACGTGGACGGCGGGCCGGCAATGATGCTGGCAAGAGTCAAGCCCGTGCAGGAGAGCTCCGCGTCTCCCGCGACCACGGCCCTGACAACCACCCATTCTGTGTGGGGGGCACGGAGCCCGTCCACGGGAACATTCACTCCAGTGACAGGCCACACCTCGACAACGACGTTTTTGGGGCCTGTCGACTGGGAGGCGATGAAGGCTCGGGTGTGGGGGAGCCACACCCCGGCGATGGCATCCTGGACAACCTCGGGACCCGACAAGATTGCGCAAGTTGGCGCGGCAACGACGCATATGGCGGACCATGCTCCGACCATGATGTTGGTGACCATCGACTCTGTGCAGGAGCGCACGGAGACTCAGGTCATCCACACCCCAACGATGAAGTGTTCGGGGTCCACCGTGGCAGATGGCTCCCCGACAACGGTGTGTGCGTGCGACTACATCTTCCTCAACGAGGAGAGAGCCGTGACCACACCCACGCTTGCAGGCGGCAAGCAAAGTGAGGGTTGGTTCCTCGACACCGGCGCCACGAACCACATGACTGATTCGGTCGACGCGTTCGCGGAGCTGGACCGCTCAATCACCAGGAAGGTGCGGTTTGCGGACGGATCCATGGTGGATATCCACGGGCGCGGGACCGTCATCTTCGCCGACAAAGGGGTGGATCACAGGGCGTTCACGGACGTCTACTTCATCCCAACACTTAAGAGCAACGTCATGAGTGTCAGACAGCTCGACGAGGGCTGGTTAGACATCGGCATCCGGGCGCGGTGTTCTCATCGTGCGCGACCAGCAGAAGAGGCTGCTCATGGAG GAGGGCGTCGCTACATCCTGCTGCTCGTCGACGACTACAGCAGGTTCATGTGGGTGCTGCTCCTCACCTCCAAGGATGAGGCAGAGCGAGCCATCGTCAAGCAGCAAGCGGCAGCAGAGGTCGAGTGCGGCCACAAGCTGCGCATGCTGTGCATGGATCATGGCGATGATTTCACGTCGGCCATGTTCTTTAAGCACTGCAAAGACAAAGGGGTACAACGTCACCTGACGGCCACCTACTCGTCACAGCAGAACGGCGTCGTCGAGCGGAGGAACCAAACGGTGCTTGGGATGGCACGCTACAAGCTCAGAGCAAAGCAGGTGCCAAGCACGTATTGGGGGGAGGCCGTGCTCACGACCGTCTTCATCCTCAACCGCTCCTTCACAAGGAGTGTCGATGGCAAGACGCCTTACGAGGCGTCGTATGGGAGGAAGCCCGTCGTACGCTTCCTTCGCACCTTTGGCTGCGTCGGGCACATCAAGACAACGCACCCTCAGCTAAAGAAGCTCGACGACAGGAGAACCCCAATGGTGTTCATGGGCTACGAGACGGGCTCCAAGGCGTACAAGATGTATGACCCCGTCTCAAAGTGTGTGCATGTCTCGCGTGACATCGTCTTCGACAAAGACGTCGATGGACTTGGGAGGCATCGGGGGAACCCCCGGCAAGCAACTCCTTCACCATAG